A genomic segment from Actinoplanes sichuanensis encodes:
- a CDS encoding MarR family winged helix-turn-helix transcriptional regulator, whose protein sequence is MTAMAPTRTATDLSFLLDHTSHVLRTRMAAALAEIGLTARMHCVLVHALEQERTQIQLAELGDMDKTTMVVTVDALEKAGYAERRPSSADRRARIIAVTPAGAEVAKRSQEIVDGVHREALGSVPEDEREVLVRVLNRLATGHLATPVEGGRRARERAK, encoded by the coding sequence ATGACTGCGATGGCCCCGACCAGGACCGCGACGGACCTGTCGTTTCTTCTTGATCACACGAGTCATGTGCTGCGGACGCGGATGGCGGCGGCGCTGGCCGAGATCGGGCTGACCGCGCGGATGCACTGTGTGCTGGTGCATGCGCTGGAGCAGGAGCGGACGCAGATTCAGCTGGCGGAGCTCGGCGACATGGATAAGACGACCATGGTGGTGACCGTGGACGCGCTGGAGAAGGCCGGGTATGCGGAGCGGCGGCCGTCCAGCGCCGATCGGCGGGCGCGGATCATCGCGGTCACGCCGGCGGGGGCTGAGGTCGCCAAACGCAGTCAGGAGATCGTCGACGGAGTGCATCGGGAGGCGCTCGGTTCGGTTCCCGAGGACGAACGGGAGGTGCTGGTCAGAGTGTTGAACCGGCTGGCGACCGGGCATCTCGCGACACCTGTCGAGGGGGGCCGCCGGGCTCGGGAGCGCGCCAAGTAG